One part of the Vicia villosa cultivar HV-30 ecotype Madison, WI linkage group LG6, Vvil1.0, whole genome shotgun sequence genome encodes these proteins:
- the LOC131614081 gene encoding uncharacterized protein LOC131614081 — MEIKVRKPFCLSFKGVPTPLKLLCDNVSGSLVLSESLNKLISLVRTKVDEALLNTMIRFYDPLLHCFTYRDFQLVPTLEEFSSILGLPILDQMPYTGEEETPKLEDVAAALHLPRSEIKKVWVNKGEYTGLPIDFLYNQADILINATSMDALEKVLACIIYGQVLFPRYDKIVDVIALKIFISNNPVPTLLGDLLHSIHHRSSKGKGCILGCAPLLHKWFISHLSRSTIRNEEDKPRSIYLSAENFDYGADPTGKKKLFIKAWTKVKKIGVRELGMKNHIPSDLYFKWVYDRVVEYGIPYPSDTPIVPRVTPPVVHVEVEPYVPAPNEDLAATIACLRQEKADLEKRLREVEEEKAIMAANAKERDKNGSMEWLLCLQQCTKRLTIWREYGIVENIEGDQSYYMSEVNQVNKTSFDKNLANIGPCQATEEIYSPNKNALYYLSLHPNGFQWNREIMGDPEETEHIEGLFGTRPTGWDEDVEYV; from the exons atggaaatTAAAGTTCGTAAGCCTTTTTGCCTTAGCTTTAAAGGAGTGCCTACACCTTTGAAGTTGCTTTGTGACAATGTCTCTGGTTCCCTCGTGCTTTCCGAGTCTCTTAATAAGCTAATCAGTTTGGTACGAACTAAAGTGGATGAAGCACTCCTCAACACCATGATCCGGTTTTATGATCCTCtactacattgcttcacttatagggATTTTCAGTTGGttcctacattggaagaattctcttcTATTTTAGGATTGCCGATACTTGATCAGATGCCCTACACTGGTGAAGAAGAGACTCCTAAGTTGGAAGATGTTGCTGCCGCATTGCATTTGCCTCGATCAGAAATCAAGAAAGTTTGGGTGAATAAAGGAGAATATACTGGTTTACCGATTGACTTCTTGTATAATCAAGCTGACATTTTGATTAATGCTACAAGTATGGATGCTCTTGAAAAAGTTCTTGCTTGCATAATCTATGGACAAGTGTTGTTCCCTCGCTATGATAAAATTGTGGATGTGATTGCTCTCAAGATCTTCATTAGTAACAATCCGGTTCCTACTTTATTGGGTGACTTGTTGCATTCCATCCATCATCGATCATCTAAAGGCAAAGGTTGTATTCTTGGATGTGCACCAttattgcataagtggtttatttcgcacttatccCGTTCTACGATAaggaatgaagaag ACAAGCCTcgttccatatatcttagtgcagAAAATTTTGATTATGGTGCGGACCCTACTGGAAAAAAGAAGTTGTTCATCAAAGCTTGGACCAAGGTGAAGAAAATAGGAGTAAGAGAATTAGGAATGAAGAATCACATCCCTTCAGATCTTTATTTTAaatgggtttatgatcgagtGGTTGAGTATGGCATACCATATCCATCCGATACTCCTATAGTTCCAAGGGTTACTCCTCCCGTTGTTCATGTGGAAGTAGAACCATATGTACCCGCTCCTAatgaagaccttgctgccaccaTTGCTTGCCTAAGACAAGAAAAAGCTGACTTGGAAAAACGCCTACGTGAAGTGGAAGAAGAAAAGGCAATAATGGCGGCCAATGCCAAAGAGCGCGATA agaatggatccatggagtggcTGTTGTGCCTTCAACAATGCACCAAAAGGTTGACTATCTGGAGAGAATATGGGATCGTCGAGAATATAGAAGGAGACCAGAGTTACTACATGTCTGAAGTGAATCAAGTCAACAAAACAAGCTTCGACAAAAACCTGGCCAACATAGGCCCATGTCAGGCGACAGAGGAGATATATTCTCCAAATAAGAATGCTTTGTACTACTTATCTCTTCACCCTAATGGGTTtcaatggaatagagagataatgggaGATCCTGAAGAAACGGAGCACATCGAAGGACTATTTGGAACacggccaactggctgggacgaaGATGTTGAATATGTCTGA